gagagagagagagagagagagagagagagagagagagagagagagagagagagagacttagacttagacttagacttagaacattttattcacataaagggtagacattttaggccataggcttaatcttacaatgtgccctttacattcacacaaacacatattcacgcgtgcgcccgactagaatcatagaaacatcaagcatacagtaataataaatgagaaaagtagtagaaaatacatgaatggaacatcaataaagcaattacagaatggaacattaattacgcaatcacatttgcgcactcacacgcagacgcacaaggaggaacacatataatactaataataatatacacacaactaagtgccattcaacaagcacacagtgagcctaccaagacaggtagatttagcattatgtaggcatgcagcagtcaatatttcagagtaataaaataattataattaacaaagctagctacaataccggcagcgtaacttatgaagacctcagtatgtgtttcctgagggaggttttgaatgcgttcaatgaacggcacgtttgtacattcgaaggaagagagttccacagagaaggtcccacaaaagcaaagctagttttgtatagatctatgcgagtccttggtaatatatatatgtagatttgtttgacacataacgctcggaagctttagtcaagaatgcatttaggtatggtggagagagagagacacacatagagagagagagagagagagagagagagagagagagagagagagagagagagagagagagagagagagagagagagagagaatgacaatgacaatgacaattctgtATTTAACGaaggtaatagagtaagcagtgatctgctttttaaCATCTGGCGCTCGTCCTAAAGGGGCACTAATCTAAAACGGCGgaataaacaagtaaagaaaataactgcTAAGATAAACTAAAGTAAGAACACATTACACATGTACATACAATACAgtgcaaagaaaaagaacaagtcgcgtaaggcgaaattactacatttagtcaagctgtggaactcacagaatgaaactgaacgcactgcatttgttcacaatgaccgtagtccgccgcttgtgcaaaacggagtgaaactgacgagcctgttcagcgcggtagtggtttcgctgtgctgcatagcacgcttttctgtgcctctcttcgttttaacattctgagcgtgtttttaatccaaacatatcatatctatttgtttttggaatcaggaaccgacaaggaatcgatttcgaaaatttaattgtaatcataatttttatatttttaattttcagagattgtttttaatccaaatataacatatttatatgttttgggaatcaggaaatgatgtagaatttggatcgttttataaaaaaaaaaaatgtattacaattttcagatttttaatgaccaaagtcattaattaatttttaagccaccaagctaaaatgcaataatgaaatccggccttcgtcgaagattgctttacaacattttcaatcaatttgattaaaaaaattagggtgtgacagtgccgcatcaacttttacaaaaagccggatatgacgtcatcaaagacatttatcgaaaaaaatgaaaaaaatatctggggataccatacccaggaactctcatgtaaaatttcataaagatcggtctagtagtttactctgaatcgctctacacacacacacacatgcacacacacacacagacagacacacatacaccacgaccctcgtctcgattccccgtctatgttaaaacatttagtcaaaacttgactaaatgtaaaaatgcacGGGATAAGGGAGGACACCGTTTCACAAATTAATACATTGTCTGGGTTGCGTACCTTAGTTGCGATTTTcttaaccacacacacacacacacacacacacacacacacacacacacacaaagcgacACGCGCgcgcgggcacacacacacacacacacgcgcgcgcgtgcgcacacacacacacacacacacacatacacacacacacacacacgcacatacacacacacgaacacacatatacacgcgcgcacacacacacacacacacacacacacacacacacacacacacacacgcacatacacacacacacgaacacacatatacacgcacacacacacacacacactcacacacacacacacacacacacacacacacacacacacacacacacacacacacacacacagatactatTCCCTGTTCCTTCACTCGTTTTCATAGATTTTCTGCACGGCAAATGCCATGCTTTCAGAACTGCAATTCAAGGGAGATAATGCAGTTCCTACcatgttacaaaaatgtcaCTCCAAATGTGGTAGTCTCCCTTTAGTTTCCCTTCAGTCTCCGCCATGAtctgtgttctttctttatttggtgtttaacgtcgttttcaaccacgaaggttatatcgcgacggggaaagcggggagatgggataggggaaagggggggagatgggatacagccacttgtcaattgtttcttgtttacaaaagcactaatcaaaaatttgctccaggggcttgcaacgtagtacaatatattaccttactgggagaatgcaagtttccagtacaaaagactttatatttcttacatactgcttgaataaaatctttacaaaaattgactatattctatacaagaaacacttaacaagggtaaaaggagaaacataatccgttagtcgcctcttacgacatgctggggagcatcgggtaaattcttccccctaaccagcGGGGGGTGGCAATTTGAATGACAGAATACAAAATGATCAATCCACACAATCATACTTCagcactgaaagtccacaaaatggggcactGCTAGTACTTTTCATAATTTACTGAAACTTTACTCgtcaaaccaaccatttgttttatcaactttactcgcatgtgGTCTCTATCATTACATTTAATGCGTATTTGTGATACATATACTGATATAGAGACAAGTAACAAGTGGACATTTCCTCTGACACCTCTACGGCCATTTGTACACCTGCACAAATCTCCTGCCATGGActacaaaaggaaaacatacaactcaaaacaaacacaaaattaatgtaacctaatgtttacctttcagcagcagaaaaggctgtgttttctgTAGTGTCTCAGAGTAAAGCCACGGTGTTGGAAATGCAAAACTAGGCTGTAGGCAAGGTCCAACATCTttagctgcacacacaaaaagaagaagcaagaattaaatcacatgacatagatgacattcctcactagtacaaaaccacaacaacacTAGTCAACTACCAATGTAAGAATACAGATATGAAATCATAGTCCTGCGAGATTACCTTCTTAAAAAGTCAGATTGCTTTCCTTCAGATACTACCGTGGGACCGaactcctccccccctcctttttttgagtttttcctACATGTGTGTAGATGTTTCCACTTATTCCAAGCCCTGAAACTGTGAAATTGAGATCTTTATgtatgcacacagtcacaggctTAATAAGCTATTCAGAAACCAAGCAGAGTCTGCACAACGTTAATTCTGAGAAATAAACCCCCACCACCGGTTTCAAGGCCactataccgactgagctattgctTGCTATGCCAACCTCCACCCCCATTTGAAACATGCACAACTAGTATACCCATACACATGTAATAATACTGCTTTccttcctcccccaccctccaaaTCAGTAAACACTAAACGTATGCAATCAGTAATCGTTTAGTTAGTAGTTGACGACCATCActactctctccacacccacccccctccctcttgCACACCAGCGACACACCCCCACCGCCCAATCATGTCCATGATTCTCTCTGCCATGAGTATATATAGTTATCCTAAACACTAAGATTATGacacttttgttttcaattaGGAACATTAACAATTACTGTAAAAAAATTTTACAATCACTCTCTGAGTCTGACAAGAGAGTGTGAAAAAAGTCAAGAATGCAAGACATGTGTGACATAACTAAATCTtctaatctattcctgagatttACTCTTGACAGCTTAAAATGGAACCTCATGCACTTACTGTTCTGAATTGTAGAAATTGCTTGTAGTTATAGCAGCAAAGGCAGTTTTATTGGGTACCACCAGGTGTCACTCTGTCATCATCTGATCAAGAATTCAAGCAAATGGTTCAGCACTGAAACAGTAAATACTAAATAGCAAGAAGAGtgtacagaaaaatacacaaactttctcattaatttgtatCTTCAACTGCACATTATTCATAAATAATGATACCTTACTTTGACAAAGTTTGAGTAGGATTAACATCATGCAGAAGTtaacttgaaataaaataactatAAATTACTCAATACTGCACTCAATGAGTCAATTGTCAGCAAAGGTGATAATCAATGCAAGGTAAAACCAAAAGATGCAACTCAGTCAGCAATTGCAAAAACTACATAATTCTAATCAAGCTGTCAGTTTCACTAGctatcagaattcaaaacatgttcttgtttttacatttagtcaagttttgactaaatgttttaacgtagaggggggaatcgagacgagggttgtggtgtatgtgtgtgtgtgagtgtgtgtgtgtgtgtgtgtgtgtgtgtgtgtactgtaacCAGAATTTATCTTTACTTTCGTTTCGTTCCTATTGTGCTACGATCCGCAAATTGTAATGTTCTGACCTCGCTTTCGCAAGTGTCGTCTGCCAAACCGGGCAGCAGCTAGTTCCTAGCTCTGTCGGCAAAACCCGTAAAACACAACAAGTAAGCAATCTTATTCTTTATAAAATATATGAGGATAACAACTCAGTATTATTATATTCTAGGTTTTATATGACCAAGACTTTGATTTAGGTTGGTTTTGATGCctttcatttgtatttagatTTCGTGATTCGAAGTGCCAGTTTGGTTGTGGTTACGTCAGCGACTGACTGTGGACAGTTTGACATTATTGTACTGTTTGTAGATCTCTTTTTCGTTGAGAAAAGTTTATTTAATAGCAAAGACGCTCTAACAAGAGTTTGCAGAAGAGTTACTGCCTAAAACCTCTCAATTGTTGGAAATCGTACActgttcttttttttggatatttgttcatttcatttttgaTGTACTCCACTTCAAGGTGGTTTAGTGAGTGTGAttttgattacttcccttgagttggaaaagtattttgttttacaaatgttctgagtatggtttttgtttgttttttcagaaTTTCACCATAACGATCAAGTACCAATGTTGGGTACTAACGGTTGTAACGAATAGACGaattaaagaaatgaaaaacgtCTGTTCATTGGGTGACACTTACCTGTATGTCAGAGTGTGGGAGACATGAGACAGGACAGTGAAATTTTGTTAAACGCATGGGTGCAGCGCTCTGATCTTCGGTGCAGAGTGAAATCCAGATCCACACATCCATGTAGCTGTCGGATCTACGGTGCACACATGGACCAAGCACTCTGATCTTCGGTGCAGAGTGAATTTCCATCGCATCAACCTTCATCATGGCTTCCTCAGTTCAAGACACAACTGAGGATACCACACGACTTCGTACTCTAACAGAAAAAGGGCAACTTCAGTATGAGGATACCAGAAACTTTCTGGTAAGCAAAGTGCAACGTTCTCTTGATCAATTAGACAACGTTACTTCTAAATGCAACGCTGCAAACGACAAAAATGCTGCTTCATCTCTACTACGCGATCTACAAGAGGCTCGTGATAGTTCCGAAATGCAAGCAAACATTTacacagactttttgttcaggCAGAAAACGAAGGAAAGTGTCAGCGAGTCAAACACGTTCAAAGATACGTTCGCGCAAAGATTAATAAAATCGCGCGACGCTCAGCAAAGCTTGCAATTCCTGTTGGATGAAACCAAATCGACTAGTAGCCGAGGACGCAGTGGTCGTACTCATAGTAGTTCAGGAAGCAACGCATCTTCAATGGCTCGGGCCAAAGCACTTGCAGCCAGAGCACGGGCTGACTTCGCTCATAAGGAGTATGACTTGAAAGCATCACTTGCGAAAGTCGAGGAAGAAGTGAAGGTGGCTGCTGCGAAGGCGGAGCGCCTGAGGTCGGAATATGAAGCGGAGCTTTGCTTGGTTGCACAGCAAAAGGATGCTGCATCAGCGGAGGCAGAGGCTGACGCTTTTGTAGAACATGATGGTTCATTGCTCAGTGTGAAGAGTGAGCACCCGAGGGACAGAACCGATAAGTATGTGGCGGGTCTTGGAGAGTTCACACACGTACGTGAAAAGGAAGCAAACTCAACTCCCCCGTCAGAACGTGAACACGACATTCACTCGGCATGCCAATTCACGCCTCGGCAAAACAGATTTGTACAGTCTGCAGAGGGTGATTTAGCAAAATTCTTGCTGAAAAAGGATCTTCATCTGTCAAGACTAGCTGTGTTCAACGAACAAGCAGAGTGTTTCGCAGTGTGGAAAAGTAGTTTCATCTCGGTCATGACAGAGTTGAGTGTATCACCACAAGAAGAGCTGGACTTACTCGTCAAACATCTTGGTTTCGAATCTTCGAAGTACGCTCAGAGCATAAGAGCATCCAACGCCGCTGATCCCGCCAGGGGATTGAGGCTCCTCTGGAGACGTCTAGATGAACGTTTCGGATCTCCAGAACTGGTAGAAGCTCGACTcagagagaggatagagagTTTCCCTCAGATCACCAAAAAAGACTCGAGAAAACTCTATGATCTTTGCGACTTGTGTGATGAAATCAACTCTGCAAAAGATGATGAAAATTTAGGGCCCCTCCTAAAAGTGTACGACACATCCATCGGCACGAACAAAATCGTTGCAAAACTGCCTCCCAACTTGAAACACAAATGGACAGAACGAGCCTCCAGttacaaacagagacacggggTCGTGTTCCCTCCATTTACATTTTTCGTGGAATTCCTGCAGAACATGGCTAAAGTGCAAAATGATCCCGCTTTCTGTTTTGACAATGACAATGTTGGCAAGTCAAAAACTGACTTAGGAAGATCAACGGTTGTGAATCGTAGGGTTGAAGTGTCTAACGATGAAGCCGGCAGTAATCACACAGATAAATGCCCTATTCACAATGCCAGTCATTCCTTGACCGCATGCAAAGCCTTTCAATCAAAGTCgtttgaagaaaaacaacagtTCCTCAGGGAGAAAAGTTTGTGCTTTCGGTGTTTGGTTTCGTCTGAGCACAGAGCCAACAAGTGTACAGCAACTATCAAATGCGAAAAATGTGGAAAGCCACACCTTGCAGTGATGCACCGTGGCCCTTCAGATACTAAAGGTCATGGCGGGGAGAGAGATAGTGCAGGAACCGGAATCTCAAGCGGAGTGGGAGCTAAGTGTACATCTATCTGTGGTGCATTCGGCAGTAGATCTTGCGGCAAAGTCGTCTTAACGCGAGTCTTCTCCGAAAACTGTTCTCAGAAGAGTGTAGAAGTGTATGCTGTGATAGACGATCAGAGCAACAGAACACTGGCTTCACCAGATTTGCTAGATCAACTTGGAGTTGACACCGaacagcacacatacacattgtcTTCCTGTTCCGGAACGCAGTCTATGAGTGGTCGCAAAGCGTCAGGTTTGTGTGTCCAGTCCCATGACAAGCAGATGACGCTAGCCCTTCCTGTTGTGATAGAATGTGAAAGCATCCCGCAAGACATGTCGGAGATCCCCACCCCAGATGTAGCACACAGTCATGCTCATCTACAGCCAATCGCGGCGAGTATCCCTCCTCTCCACCCTGAGATCAAAATTGGCTTGCTCATAGGTCGAGATCTCCTTATGGCGCATCATGTGTTGGACCAGATTCTTGGAGCACCATCAGCACCGTTTGCTCAACGTCTTCCTCTTGGTTGGACAGTAGTTGGAGACGTTTGTCTTGGGAAAGTTCACAAACCTTCGCAGGTCCGTGTCAACAAGACCTACGTCACGCACAGTTCAAGAGAAACAATTTTCGAGCCTTGCACTCATAATTTGAAAGTGAGTGAAGAAGATGAACTAGGTTCTACAGTGTTCAGAAGAACCAAAGATGACGAGAAAATCGGCCTGTCTGTTGAAGACAACAAGTTCGTGGCCATGATGGACAAACGATTTCAGAAAAACGCCGATGGACGCTGGTCAGCTCCTCTTCCGCTACGTTCTGAGAACAATGCTGTCATAAACAACAGAGAGCAAGCTGTTAGACGCGCTCACGCCTTGAAGAAGTCTCTGCAAAAAGACCCGACAAAAAGAGAACACTTCTTCAAATTCATGGCCAAAATCTTGGACACTGGTGCTACAGAGGTGGCCCCTTCTGTCGAGGATGAAACCAAAGCCTGGTATTTGCCACTATTTGGTGTGTACCACCCAAAGAAACCTGATAAAATCAGGGGAGTTTTTGACTCATCAGCAACCTTTGAAGGCGTCTGCCTGAATGACATGATGTACTCAGGACCGGACCTGACAAACAGCTTGATTGGAATTCTACTGCGATTCCGCCAAAACGCTTGCCCCATGACAGCGGATATTGAGCAAATGTTCTACCAGTTTTTCGTCGATGAATCGCACAGAGACTACTTGAGGTTTTTCTGGCATAAAGATAATGACTTTGACAAGCCATTGATAGAATACCGCATGTGCGTTCACGTTTTCGGCAATAGCCCCTCGCCAGCTGTCGCCGCGTACGGTCTGAGAAAAACTGTAGAGTCAAGCGCAAAGGATGTGAAAAAGTACGTTTCAGATGATTTTTACATCGACGACGGCGTAACCTCTGTACCTGACAGCGAAACGGCCGTCAACCTCATGCAACGCACAAAAACTGACTTGCTGGAGAAGGGAGGACTGAAGCTTCACAAAATAGCTTCTTCTGATAGAGAGTTTCTAAAAGCGTTCGACACTGGAGACCTCAGCGAGGAACTTCAGTCAATCGATCTCTCCGATACTTCAGTGCCTCTTCCGGTACACAGTTGCTTAGGTTTGATGTGGGATTTAAACTCTGATTCCTTTGTGCTCAACCCCGCTGTAGCCAGTGGCAGTGGTCCTTTCACCCGTAGAGGCATTTTGTCTGCTCTGAACAGCATTTACGATCCTCTAGGGTTTTTAGCGCCAGCAACGATAGCAGGAAAGATCCTTCTGCGTGAAATCTCTCCAAACGGGAAATCTTGGGATGAACCGCTCTCAGAAGTTCACTTGAAGCAGTGGGAGTCATGGAAACGCTCTTTGAAATCCGTCGACGGGCAGCAAGTCCCACGCATGTATGTGCCGTTCTCTCTCAGTCAGACTGGAGACGCAAACTTTCACATATTCTGTGATGCCTCTGAAAAAGCTATCGCCGCCGTAGCCTATGTGACGGTCACTACGAGAGACAAGTGCAACACTGACATTGGTTTTGTGATGGGAAAAGCCAAAGTAGCGCCGTCGAGCGGACATACTATACCGCGTCTAGAGTTGTGCAGTGCCGTTCTCGCTACCGAAGTGTGGCAAACTATCTCTGAGCAGCTTGGTGTGAACCCGAAGAATGTGACTTTTTACTCTGACAGTAAAGTAGTACTCGGGTACATCAACAACGAGAAACGCAGATTCCACACATACGTCAGTAACAGAGTAGAACGCATCAGACACGTATCAGATCCCACTCAGTGGAAGTATGTTACTTCAGAAATGAATCCTGCAGATGTCGCGACAAGAGGTTCTGACGCGGACCTGAGTCTAAAACAAAACGTCTGGTTACAAGGTCCGAAAGAGTTGTTGACAGATCATCGTCATCCAGAACCACTTCTCTCCTTCTCATTGATATCTCCTGAAGAAGACAGAGAAATCAGGCCCAACGTTCGCAAAACGGAGATCGACGACAATCTCTCGCCCGTTCACGTTCGTTTCGAGAAGTTCTCGACTTGGAACGCTTTGCTGAACACCTTCAGTCGACTCAGACACATCTGTCAAAGCTTTCGCG
This region of Littorina saxatilis isolate snail1 unplaced genomic scaffold, US_GU_Lsax_2.0 scaffold_2751, whole genome shotgun sequence genomic DNA includes:
- the LOC138957314 gene encoding uncharacterized protein, which produces MASSVQDTTEDTTRLRTLTEKGQLQYEDTRNFLVSKVQRSLDQLDNVTSKCNAANDKNAASSLLRDLQEARDSSEMQANIYTDFLFRQKTKESVSESNTFKDTFAQRLIKSRDAQQSLQFLLDETKSTSSRGRSGRTHSSSGSNASSMARAKALAARARADFAHKEYDLKASLAKVEEEVKVAAAKAERLRSEYEAELCLVAQQKDAASAEAEADAFVEHDGSLLSVKSEHPRDRTDKYVAGLGEFTHVREKEANSTPPSEREHDIHSACQFTPRQNRFVQSAEGDLAKFLLKKDLHLSRLAVFNEQAECFAVWKSSFISVMTELSVSPQEELDLLVKHLGFESSKYAQSIRASNAADPARGLRLLWRRLDERFGSPELVEARLRERIESFPQITKKDSRKLYDLCDLCDEINSAKDDENLGPLLKVYDTSIGTNKIVAKLPPNLKHKWTERASSYKQRHGVVFPPFTFFVEFLQNMAKVQNDPAFCFDNDNVGKSKTDLGRSTVVNRRVEVSNDEAGSNHTDKCPIHNASHSLTACKAFQSKSFEEKQQFLREKSLCFRCLVSSEHRANKCTATIKCEKCGKPHLAVMHRGPSDTKGHGGERDSAGTGISSGVGAKCTSICGAFGSRSCGKVVLTRVFSENCSQKSVEVYAVIDDQSNRTLASPDLLDQLGVDTEQHTYTLSSCSGTQSMSGRKASGLCVQSHDKQMTLALPVVIECESIPQDMSEIPTPDVAHSHAHLQPIAASIPPLHPEIKIGLLIGRDLLMAHHVLDQILGAPSAPFAQRLPLGWTVVGDVCLGKVHKPSQVRVNKTYVTHSSRETIFEPCTHNLKVSEEDELGSTVFRRTKDDEKIGLSVEDNKFVAMMDKRFQKNADGRWSAPLPLRSENNAVINNREQAVRRAHALKKSLQKDPTKREHFFKFMAKILDTGATEVAPSVEDETKAWYLPLFGVYHPKKPDKIRGVFDSSATFEGVCLNDMMYSGPDLTNSLIGILLRFRQNACPMTADIEQMFYQFFVDESHRDYLRFFWHKDNDFDKPLIEYRMCVHVFGNSPSPAVAAYGLRKTVESSAKDVKKYVSDDFYIDDGVTSVPDSETAVNLMQRTKTDLLEKGGLKLHKIASSDREFLKAFDTGDLSEELQSIDLSDTSVPLPVHSCLGLMWDLNSDSFVLNPAVASGSGPFTRRGILSALNSIYDPLGFLAPATIAGKILLREISPNGKSWDEPLSEVHLKQWESWKRSLKSVDGQQVPRMYVPFSLSQTGDANFHIFCDASEKAIAAVAYVTVTTRDKCNTDIGFVMGKAKVAPSSGHTIPRLELCSAVLATEVWQTISEQLGVNPKNVTFYSDSKVVLGYINNEKRRFHTYVSNRVERIRHVSDPTQWKYVTSEMNPADVATRGSDADLSLKQNVWLQGPKELLTDHRHPEPLLSFSLISPEEDREIRPNVRKTEIDDNLSPVHVRFEKFSTWNALLNTFSRLRHIYSPSVLTPSILLTMKGEEEQIPLEMSNLNLKEMYKSQWKHK